In Nomascus leucogenys isolate Asia chromosome 8, Asia_NLE_v1, whole genome shotgun sequence, a single genomic region encodes these proteins:
- the DPM2 gene encoding dolichol phosphate-mannose biosynthesis regulatory protein yields MATGTDQVVGLGLVAVSLIIFTYYTAWVILLPFIDSQHVIHKYFLPRAYAVAIPLAAGLLLLLFVGLFISYVMLKSKRVTKKAQ; encoded by the exons ATG GCCACGGGGACAGACCAGGTGGTGGGACTCGGCCTCGTCGCCGTTAGCCTGATCATCTTCACCTACTACACCGCCTGGGTGATTCTCTTG CCATTCATCGACAGTCAGCATGTCATCCACAAGTATTTCCTGCCCCGAGCCTATGCTGTCGCCATCCCACTGGCTGCAGGCCTCCTGCTGCTCCTGTTTGTGG GACTGTTCATCTCCTACGTGATGCTGAAGAGCAAGAGAGTGACCAAGAAGGCTCAGTGA